The Papaver somniferum cultivar HN1 chromosome 3, ASM357369v1, whole genome shotgun sequence genome includes a region encoding these proteins:
- the LOC113360681 gene encoding shikimate kinase 3, chloroplastic-like: METAQEVAPYITGRCIYLVGMMGSGKTTVGKILSEVLGYSFFDGDNLVEQAVGVASVAQIFKEHSDIFFRDNETEVLLDLSLMHRLVVATGGGAAIRPINWKYMKKHGITVWLDVPLEALATRIAAVGTDSRPLLHHDQLGDAYTKALARLSTLSKERGHAYTNADARVSVKNWYNNLP; this comes from the coding sequence ATGGAGACGGCACAAGAGGTTGCCCCCTACATAACTGGACGTTGCATATATCTTGTTGGAATGATGGGTTCTGGTAAAACAACAGTTGGGAAGATTTTATCAGAAGTACTTGGTTATTCTTTCTTTGACGGTGACAATTTGGTGGAGCAGGCTGTGGGTGTGGCTTCTGTTGCACAAATCTTCAAGGAACATAGTGATATTTTCTTCAGAGATAATGAGACTGAGGTATTGCTGGACTTGTCTTTGATGCATCGACTAGTTGTTGCCACCGGGGGTGGTGCAGCTATTAGGCCGATCAACTGGAAATACATGAAGAAGCATGGAATCACTGTTTGGTTAGATGTGCCATTGGAAGCTTTGGCTACCAGAATTGCAGCTGTAGGTACTGATTCTCGCCCTCTTTTGCATCATGATCAGTTGGGCGATGCTTACACAAAGGCTTTGGCACGGCTCTCAACACTTTCAAAGGAAAGAGGTCATGCTTACACTAATGCTGATGCTAGGGTATCTGTCAAGAATTGGTATAATAATTTGCCTTAG